CCGCGATTCGTACCGCCTACGGAAATTAAGTAGACGGCGAGAAATCGCACTGCGTTACGTAGGACTAGACGGCAACACTAAGCGACCGAGAACACTCAAGGCGGCTTGCTCACGCCTTTCCGCGACGTTCGCGGAGAGCAAGATAACGGGTCGAATCCGGTACATGGCTACGGAGGAGTCACTAGCCCCTCGGGCTAGCTACCAATGAATGTTCAACCCCCCCGTTTCGGGCTGCGTACCACTCGTTAGGATTAGCTTATTCAGCGCGCTATCCACTGTCAACTTTAGCGTATGGACGGGCAAATCGCGGCGCATCGTGGCATCACTCAAAGGGGGTATATCCGAACGAGGAGCTTCGTCGTTGCCGCGCGGTTCGTGACCCGTGCAATCGACTTCAACACTACATTCAGAGGCGGATATCCAAGAATTCCGCAGGGGAGCTACCGAACCGATGGCCGAACGACGGATTCGAATCGGATTGCTTGGTTGCGGCGCGGTCGGGAGGTTGCATGCCCAGCGGTTAAAAGCCGACCAGCGCGTGCAGCTCGTCTATGTCGCCGATGCTCACCAGGCCACGGCAGAAATGTTGCGCAGCCAACTCGCGTCGACGGCCGTGGCCACGACCGACGGACTGGCCATGCTGCTCAGCCGACATCCGGTCGACGGCGTCGTCATCTGCACGCCGACCGGACTGCATTTCGACCAGGCGACCGCGGCCCTGGAACGCGGCGTCGATGTGCTTTGCGAGAAGCCGCTTGCGCCGGAGCGGGAACGGATCGCGCGGCTCGCCGAACGTAGCGCAGAACTTGGTCGCATTCTTTCTGTTTCTTATCAGCGCCGGTACATGGCGGCCTATCGCACCGCGCGCCGCGAACTGACCGAGCGCGCCGAGTGGTACGGGCCGCTGCGCGAGATTCATGTCTTTGTCTGCGAGCGCTGGCATCAGACCATCCGCGGCACCTGGCGCGACGACCCAGCGCTCGGCGCCGGCTACTTCGGCGACGCCGGCAGCCATCAGATTGATATCGTTCACTACGTCACCGGCCAGACGGCGCAGCGCGTGTTGGCGTTCAGCGACCAACGCGAGAGCCGTGTGGAAATCGTCACGCGCGCGATCGCGCAGTTTGCCGACGGCGTACAACTCGTTGCGCACTTCGTCGGAGATGCGAATCATTGGCGCGAGGAGATCACCTTCCACTGCCGCGACGCCGACCTGTTGTTGCGCAGCGAGAAGTTTTACGACCCGCATCTGTTCCGCGCGAAGAACAACGCCCTCGAGCCGGTGCCAGACTTGCTGTCGGACAGCGACCCGAATCGCGCGTTCATCGACGCGATTCTCACCCGTGAACCGACGGTGTCGCCAGCGTCTTGCGCGCTCGCCACGCACGACTGGACTGCCGCGGTACTCCGCTCAGCCCGGAGCGGCGCGTGGGCGGAATTGCAGGTGAAATCTGTGGGAGGCGTCTCCGACGCCGATGAATCGTCGCGGATCAGCGAAGCGACCTCATAGGAAGTTACGCGACTACTCCATCGGCGTCGGAGACGCCTCCCACAGTCGGCGACGGATAAGCGGCGCGCAATTCGCCCCAAAAAAATTCTTGCCAACCTGCGAAACCCTGGTTAGACTTCGCGGTTACAACTGGTACGTATACGTCGTAACTGGCGGGGGTGGCGACTTGGACCGGGGACATGAGATCGCGATGGGGCTGCGCCGGGCCTATTGGGCGATGCATCGCCAGGCCGACGCGCAGTTCGCCAAAGGAGGCGTGACGGCGGATCAATTCGTCTTGCTGTCGATCCTCGCCGAAGGAGACCAAATCACCCAGCAGGAGCTCGGTCGACGCGCGTCGTCCGATCCCAATACCATCCGCGCGATGCTGGTGCTGCTGGAGAAGCAGGGTCTCGTCGCGCGACGCCCCCACCCGACCGACGGCCGCGCCCGCAGCGTGACCCTCACCACCAAAGGGCGTAAAACGTATCAACGACTTTGGAAGATCAGCGACCTCATGCGGCAGCAGATCGCCGCACTATTCAAGCAATCAGAAATCACCGCGCTGCTGGACGGACTCAGCCGCATCGCCGAGAGGTAAGAAACACGCTTGGTTTGTCCATAACTTATTTCGGATCAACTAAAACGGCGGGTGCCTGGGGCAGGGGCACTTGTTTCGCGGTCACCATGGTCCAACTTACTGGGGCTTAGTCAAACTGACCAACAAATCGCCACGATGCCCCAGTCGTTTCGACTTGGTCGACTCCATCGACCGCCCCAGCCCCAGGCACCCACGTCGTGTGAATAAACGCAAAACGCCTTTAGCGCCCTCACCCATCGCCGCCCTGGAGTTCGATCATGTCCCTTTCCCGATTCTGGCTCGCGAAACTATTGTTCGCGGCCGTCACATTCTTCGCCCTCTCGGCCGACGCCTTCGCCCAGGAAAAGACTGAGCAGCCCCCTGCCAATCCGCCGCCGCGACGCTTCGGCGGCCCGCGAGGTCCCTACGTGTTATCGCCCGAAGTGCATGAAGATCGCCGCGTCTCATTCCGTATTCATGCGCCCAAGGCGGATGAAGTGCGACTCAACGCCGGCGACATGCCCGGCGACCCCGGCGAGCGCGGGCTTAAGAAAGGCGAAAACGACGTCTGGGAAGTCACGCTCGGGCCGATCGACCCAGGCGCGTATCGCTACACGATCGAAGTGGACGGCGTGAACGTCGTCGATCCGAAAAATCAGAGCGTCAGCGAGTCGAACGGCAACGTCTGGAGCCTCGTCCATGTACCGGGCTCGGACTTCATGGACGCCAAGGGCGTGCCGCACGGCGCCGTGGCCCGCGTAAATTACGACTCGACCGCGCTCGGCCGCACCCGTCGCATGCACATCTACACGCCGCCGGGCTATGAAAACGGCTCCGATAAATACCCGGTGTTCTATCTGCTGCATGGCGCCGGTGACTGCGACGATTCGTGGACCTCGGTCGGCCGCGCGAATTTCATTCTCGACAGCCTGATTGCTTCCGGCAAAGCGAAGCCGATGATCGTCGTGATGCCGGCCGGGCACACTGGCCCGTTCAGCTTCGGCGCGCCGCCGCCCCCATCCACCGATGGCCGTCCCAGCCTCGGCGCCAACGATTTCGAAAGCGATTTCGCCAACGATATCCGTCCCTACATTGAAAAGAATTACCGGGTGCTGACCGATCGCAAGGACCGGGCCATCGCGGGTCTCTCGATGGGAGGCGCGCAGACATTGAACGTCGCGCTCAAGAACATCGACGACTACGCCTACGTCGGCGTGTTTAGCTCCGGCGTCTTTCTGCGCAACGCCGCCGAATGGGAAAAAGAAAACGAAGCCGCCCTCGCCAGCGCGTCCGGCAAGGAAGGCCTGAAACTCCTCTGGCTCAACACCGGCACAGACGATTTCCTCATGCCGCGCACCAAGGAAACCGTCGACCTGTTCAAGAAGCACGGCTTCAACCCGGTCTTCGTCGAAAGCACCGGCGGCCACACGTGGATCAACTGGCGGAATTATCTCAATGAGTTCGCGCCGCAGTTGTTTCAGTAGGGTTGGTTCCGGCTAACCGCAGAGGCGCGGAGACGCAGAGGAAAGAGAGTGTGTTGTAGCACGGTCTCCCGACCGTGCTACCGGCCAGACCGAAGGTCTCCCTAACACGAGCGCGCCGCCTGACGATGCGCCACGGAGACCTTCGGTCGAACAGGTGTCACGGTCAGGAGACCGTGACACAACAAGCTCCCTGCCGGCTACTTCGCCTACGCCACCTACTACCTACTCCACCTACTTCTTTACCACCTCCACCGGTGAATGGGCGGCTCGGCGCGAACGGAATTCGCGTTGGCCGCCCTGTTTTATTTGCTGGCGAACTAACGGTTAATCGCTGAGCACTTTCGGCGGTCAACAGTTGTGGGCCGCATCGTAAGATTTTCGTCGCTACTCCGTCGCTGTCAGCTTTCTCGGCCGCGGCGCCTGCGCATTTGGCAGATGCTCAACCTCACACAAGTGGCAGCGTGGATGCTGTTCTTGGCGTCTTTTGCTTTACCGGTAAGCGACACGCTTGCTATGCCCAATCAAGGGGATACTCCCATGACAGGCTGGCAAACGTTTTGCGGCTCATTCTTACTCGTACACCCGTTTGTCTTGCTTGTCGACCTCCGCGGGCTAATGATTGTTCCAATCGTCGTGGCAATCAATTCCACGATGGCATTTGCACCGCCGCTTGATCTGATGCTTCGCGGACGCCTCAGCGCCATGTGCCCGCTCTACGCGGCGTTTGCGATTGCGGTGTTGTTGATTCCCAAGGATGTGAACGGAAATCTTTTCTTCGGATATTGGGTGTGGTTTCTTTCTATTGTTGCCATGTGCATGATTTCCGCGTTGCGAACCTACGTCGTCGAATGGTAATCCGTGTCGGCGGAGTCGTTCGAAGAACTCGGCGGCGCTTTTTTTGGTAAAACCGATCGTAAAGATTTCCACGTATTGTCCTCGCCGAAGGAAAAGAACGTCTGGGCGCGCTTGGCCGCCGCGGCTTCCGGCGTGATGGTTTCGATCCGCTCGTCGCCGCGGATGTGATGGATCACCACTCCGCGCCGCGACAGCACGCGGCCGACCAGCAGTTGCCGGTGGCAGACTTGCGGATCTTCTTCACTGCACAGGAGTGCGATCCGGTAGTTCGCCATCCCGTTCTCCAGCCGCGCGATGCCGTCCAGAAACAACGACGTTTCCGCCAACTGATAATAGAGCACGCGCCCGTCGTCGTCGTAGAACTCGTTCCCCTCGGGCCGGCCGCCGAGTT
The window above is part of the Planctomycetia bacterium genome. Proteins encoded here:
- a CDS encoding alpha/beta hydrolase-fold protein, encoding MSLSRFWLAKLLFAAVTFFALSADAFAQEKTEQPPANPPPRRFGGPRGPYVLSPEVHEDRRVSFRIHAPKADEVRLNAGDMPGDPGERGLKKGENDVWEVTLGPIDPGAYRYTIEVDGVNVVDPKNQSVSESNGNVWSLVHVPGSDFMDAKGVPHGAVARVNYDSTALGRTRRMHIYTPPGYENGSDKYPVFYLLHGAGDCDDSWTSVGRANFILDSLIASGKAKPMIVVMPAGHTGPFSFGAPPPPSTDGRPSLGANDFESDFANDIRPYIEKNYRVLTDRKDRAIAGLSMGGAQTLNVALKNIDDYAYVGVFSSGVFLRNAAEWEKENEAALASASGKEGLKLLWLNTGTDDFLMPRTKETVDLFKKHGFNPVFVESTGGHTWINWRNYLNEFAPQLFQ
- a CDS encoding DUF488 domain-containing protein codes for the protein MEAFLELLKGPSIDVVVDTRTQPYSAYSPHFTRRPLEDALTATGFKYLFLGKELGGRPEGNEFYDDDGRVLYYQLAETSLFLDGIARLENGMANYRIALLCSEEDPQVCHRQLLVGRVLSRRGVVIHHIRGDERIETITPEAAAAKRAQTFFSFGEDNTWKSLRSVLPKKAPPSSSNDSADTDYHSTT
- a CDS encoding MarR family transcriptional regulator, which translates into the protein MDRGHEIAMGLRRAYWAMHRQADAQFAKGGVTADQFVLLSILAEGDQITQQELGRRASSDPNTIRAMLVLLEKQGLVARRPHPTDGRARSVTLTTKGRKTYQRLWKISDLMRQQIAALFKQSEITALLDGLSRIAER
- a CDS encoding Gfo/Idh/MocA family oxidoreductase, with the protein product MAERRIRIGLLGCGAVGRLHAQRLKADQRVQLVYVADAHQATAEMLRSQLASTAVATTDGLAMLLSRHPVDGVVICTPTGLHFDQATAALERGVDVLCEKPLAPERERIARLAERSAELGRILSVSYQRRYMAAYRTARRELTERAEWYGPLREIHVFVCERWHQTIRGTWRDDPALGAGYFGDAGSHQIDIVHYVTGQTAQRVLAFSDQRESRVEIVTRAIAQFADGVQLVAHFVGDANHWREEITFHCRDADLLLRSEKFYDPHLFRAKNNALEPVPDLLSDSDPNRAFIDAILTREPTVSPASCALATHDWTAAVLRSARSGAWAELQVKSVGGVSDADESSRISEATS